The Penicillium psychrofluorescens genome assembly, chromosome: 2 nucleotide sequence CCCGAACTAACAGGCGGAATAACAGCAACCTCCTGTTGGCCGAGGATAAGGAGATCCTTATCCAGCTCAACATCGACGTACTCACCCTCCACACTGACGCCACAGCTGCAGAGGACTTTCTCGGTGATCCCGGGGTAATGCTCTTCGAGTAGTGGGAAGAGAGCAGACAGTGGTAGTGGGGCGGGGAGAGACTCTGTGTTTTTGGAGGTGTATTGGGATGCTGTTGCGAAGTAGTGGATTGTGAATGTTTCCGTCTGTGTGCCTGTCCTAGTTCTGGGATCGGGGCCAGTGTTTGGCTTGGATGGTGTGGACATGTTGGCGAGGTAATGTGAGAGtgggattggattggattgttTATTAGAATGAACCGAACTGGATTGAATGTAGGGATAGAGGTTGATTCAGGAAGAAGTTAAAGTTGAAGTTCAGTTGGATTTCTCAGAAAAATGCGGGGTCCGGAAACCTCCGATTAGATACACACACCACTAATCAACCCATAAGCTATATATGCCAGCCATCCCTTTCATAAGGAAAAGAGTTAAAGGAAATGAAAACCACCTATCTAGTTACAATGCAACCACAGCACACAACACAGCACAGTCAAGCCAACTCGCGGAACGCACGGCTCAGGTCCGCCTTGAGATCCTCCCAATTCTCCAAACCGATACTAATGCGCAACAAACGGCGATCGACCGTCTTATCCGACATAGTGCGCCACTCAATCAGGGATTCCACGCCACCGAGCGAGGTAGCATGTTGGAAGAAATGCAATTTACTCGGCAGATGACGCGCGgatctctcttctttcatctggatggagaagacggGACCGAAGCCATTGGGCATTTGCTTCTTGAGCCAGTCGCCCTCGACTTGTTGCAGACTTGCGTGGAAGACTTCGCCCAGCACGGCTTGCACGGCGGCTTCCTCGCTGCCTGGTGCAGGGTTGGGAGTTCGCAGGGCGGAGTCAAGCCAGGAGACGATACGGGCTGCGTTGTCGCTTTGACGCTGGACGCGGATTTCGAGGGTGCGGAGACTACGGACGCCGAGCCAGCTTTCCATGTTGCCCATCACGCTGCCGATGAAGAGTCTGTCTTGGTGAAGTTGTTTGGCCCAGTCGTCGCGTTGGGTGACAAGCACGCCGCACAGGACGTCGCTGTGCCCCCCGAAGTATTTCGATCCGGAGTGCATGACCAGATCGGTACCATGCTTGAACGGATCCTGGAGGCCCGGCGGCGCAAAGGTGCTGTCGACGATCAGGTAGGCACTGCGCGAATGTGCCTTCTCTGCGTACGCGGCGATGTCGAAGGCGATGCCTTTGGGGTTGACAGGTGTCTCAAGGAGAATGACGTCGCCGGCTTCCAATTGTTCCGCAGGACAGTCCAGATCGAGCTTCTTCAGTCCGGTCATACGAGTGAACAAGCCGACCACACCGTGGCAGCCGTGGTAGCCATCACCCATGGCAATGCGGCGTGGGTTGAGCAGAGTCAAGGCGGCGTGCAGAGCAGAGAGACCGGACGAGTAGCTGAAGGCTTTGCCTTTgcagagggaggagaggatAGTTTCAAAGCGAGTGAAATTGGGTGCGGTGAACCGGGAGTAAATGTGAGAGGTGGGGTTGGGGTTTTCGAACTATATTTGTTTTCGCCATTAGAAAGGAGAGCCAGAGAGCAAGACAGGGCATCATTCCATACGCTGGAAGCATCTGCAGCCGGCATCAGATCATCGGGGTTGTCAGAATACCGGAAGGTGGTGGACAGGTGTAACGGAGGAGCGACATCGGTGACGACGTTGAGCACATCGTCGGCGTGGAGCGAGCGCGTGGCGGCGCCAATGGCCTCGCTAGAATGCGACATGGTAGAAAAATGGATATGCTATGTAGGAAGGGGTTCGTTGTATGCACAGGGAAAGAGTCGCAGTAGGAGTTAATAGTTATTAATACAGACGATTGAGTCCTGAGGGGTCTGGCGGGGAGGAATGGACCCGCTCACGTGATGTGCGGAGAATCACGTTATCAGCGACGTAGGGAACCCATGCGGGAGGCCTCACGCACGGAGCCAGGGAGGGCATCTTTGAAGCGGCCGCGGTCTGAACAGTCAGTTAGCGAGAGGGTTCGTTCCAGTGTATGCCAGATTAGAAACTCACCAGCCTCCGAATCGAACGCAATGGTTATATCGTCATGTTCGATTGGATACTCGGGCATGTCCAAACACACAAAATCGGACGCCGGGTCAGGCTCCGTCTTGGGCAGCGCAAACTTGCAATCGACAATGCGGATGCCGAATTTGCTGGACCGGGAGAATGACTCCATCAGGTCGGTGCCTTTGAGCACAAAGTTCATGCACGTCCCGTGCTGGAAAtccgagaagaaggccagcaaCTGTGTAAGATTCTCCTGCTGGACGATCTGAACGCGAGTCAGATTGGCTTCCCATTTCTTGTAGATCGGGACCatgctgcggcggcgggatatgatgaaggaggaggcgacCCTGAACCGTCAGCGCCAAGAGTTGACAAGGCTTGAACATCATCACCTACCCATCATAAAGGACCTGGAAGCCAGTCACGGCGGCCTCGAATGCATGGAGATCTGAACAAAATTAGCAATGAAATGATATCCACCCCAAAAGAACTTACCCTTCACCGAGCCAAAGTCAAAGCGGCGGATCATTGGCTTCGCGGTGAGCTTCTCCAGAAACGCCGACAACTGATCCGGCAGTTCGGGGCGAATCAGGTTGTCGGCCAGCGACAGGGTCAGATCTTGCTGCGCGGGCCGAAACAGGCTCATGCTGGTTTTGCGAGAGACATCCAGGCTCATCTTCAATTCACCAGGGCCTGGGAATTGCGTTAGcagagaacaagaacaaggatgAAGATAATCCCACCTAGATTGATACGGTCGGTAACCGACCCCCATTCGGTAGCAACAAAAGCTCTCAAATGCTCCGACAGAATCGTAGGCCCATATCCATGCTCTACATAGCCgtgctgctggtcgatcACAAACACATTGCCGGCGGGGAACTTGAGATAAGTGACCGGCGGCAAACCGGAAGCTTTATCCCCCGGCTGTTCGATTGAAAATCCCCGGGTGAGGATTTCCGACGTCTTGGTTTCCCCGTCTCGAGGAGACATGCCAAGTAGCAAAGAATGCATTCGGGTccgctcttccacctcaTGGAAAGTCATCAACATGGACCGCATGCGTCCACCCTCGGTAACCTTAAGCAGCAGAGCCGGAGCTCCATTCTCGCCCCTCAAAAGACCAAACACAACAGGCGTGCCGTTCCCCATAATGTGACGAACGCAACTCAGCGTCTTCACTTTGGGGCTTGTCAACACAACAAGCCGGAAGCCCTGGTGCACATTGCGCGTTCCCGTGCCCTCGGTGACTCTCATCGACCGCTCAAACAGCCGCATTCGACACCGGTCTAATGGGTCCGAGGGAAAGGCTTTGGGCGTGCCTGGGTCCATGTAATGGAAGACCTTGAGAGTACTCTCAAAAACCAGACTCTCGCCGGGTTCCGGTTGGAGACTGGCTTCTGACTTGCGGGTATATTTGACAATGTTCCACAACGTCTTGAAATCATCCTCTTTAAACATCACATCCAGCTCGAACCCTCGCGGGAGCTTGACCCGCATGGTATACGCCCGCACTTGCCAGTCCACATCATCCCACGTAGGTCCTTGTTTGCGGTCGGATTGGATCATGATATTGACGAGTTGACTCTGGCTCGTGATGGCAGCGTGCACGTACCAATCTGACCGTTCTCGAATGATGGTCAATGCGCAGGGCATGGCGTATTGCTGACCTTCATCGTCGGTGGAGCTGATGCACACCTGCACAAACATACTACCATAGGTGAAGAACCGGTTCGTGTCTCCCATCGGCATCATTTGGACCATATTAGGTGCCTTGCCTGAGTGGTCCACCAACATCGATCTTGACACAGACCCAGACAGCACCACGGAAACATCGGGCGCAAAGAACGGGTATCGCAGCCACACCGAAGTATCCAGCTGGCTGGTCGAGTCGGCATCCGACATGATCATCGAAAGAATGTTGTTGCGTTTGATGGACATGGACAGCGACCGGAGATGGCTGATGCAGGTTTGATGTAAACTGAGGAGATCAGCCATGTCCTGATCGCCTGTGGTGCTGACCACCGCTATGAGGGCGTCCACACTCATCGAACCGTATCGAGCGAGTTCATAGTGTGTCGGTAGGATGTTCTCGTTAATCCACAATGCTTTCCCAAGGTCCACCACGGCTTGCTTAGCGTAACTCGGAGGGGAGTTTGATCGAGTGCGGGCATACGTTTCCAGTCGTGTTTTGCCTCGTAAGAACCACCACACCGCGGCGCGAATCCATTCTGCCAAAGATGTTTCCATCAACGGCTTAACGCTCTCAG carries:
- a CDS encoding uncharacterized protein (ID:PFLUO_003431-T1.cds;~source:funannotate) — its product is MSHSSEAIGAATRSLHADDVLNVVTDVAPPLHLSTTFRYSDNPDDLMPAADASSFENPNPTSHIYSRFTAPNFTRFETILSSLCKGKAFSYSSGLSALHAALTLLNPRRIAMGDGYHGCHGVVGLFTRMTGLKKLDLDCPAEQLEAGDVILLETPVNPKGIAFDIAAYAEKAHSRSAYLIVDSTFAPPGLQDPFKHGTDLVMHSGSKYFGGHSDVLCGVLVTQRDDWAKQLHQDRLFIGSVMGNMESWLGVRSLRTLEIRVQRQSDNAARIVSWLDSALRTPNPAPGSEEAAVQAVLGEVFHASLQQVEGDWLKKQMPNGFGPVFSIQMKEERSARHLPSKLHFFQHATSLGGVESLIEWRTMSDKTVDRRLLRISIGLENWEDLKADLSRAFRELA
- a CDS encoding uncharacterized protein (ID:PFLUO_003432-T1.cds;~source:funannotate) → MPADDPFAFIAAEQGQRKPAKKSLWKDKLFNKDKNRSTPDQQIEAFLGSTRPNPGALPPSNFDSRGLPPSTNFTTAHRTPSAQDVSRVPPPIVPSVNENYTSFNFTEEAPPPRKPRGRKGLRVGFSNQTPDVIGEGGDEAEAPTIEISRSRQRSRSRGALNPGNVAPSQEPSPSRGNVPDLRVNTSLGDGEPKSLYKAYSKRLGDRSDIPDWKPPLMHNPHDAEFLNTLSGSDSASRLSFRGETHSFAERVRDKMQAEEGLALQHRFDDEDIPDDDDDDSSGYPSPELPPDLPPGSPEEPDYETPPMSMAGANVGAPSVKSVIQSIRHPSTPAVHRQPINFSPTDPRPPLHLTAGSPPEIHTSPPPKVPTHEQPQMPQPSSRDNREPSRSPQPPKYTLKGVANQLSDVAFTEFKEYISHYDSLLRLAAESVKPLMETSLAEWIRAAVWWFLRGKTRLETYARTRSNSPPSYAKQAVVDLGKALWINENILPTHYELARYGSMSVDALIAVVSTTGDQDMADLLSLHQTCISHLRSLSMSIKRNNILSMIMSDADSTSQLDTSVWLRYPFFAPDVSVVLSGSVSRSMLVDHSGKAPNMVQMMPMGDTNRFFTYGSMFVQVCISSTDDEGQQYAMPCALTIIRERSDWYVHAAITSQSQLVNIMIQSDRKQGPTWDDVDWQVRAYTMRVKLPRGFELDVMFKEDDFKTLWNIVKYTRKSEASLQPEPGESLVFESTLKVFHYMDPGTPKAFPSDPLDRCRMRLFERSMRVTEGTGTRNVHQGFRLVVLTSPKVKTLSCVRHIMGNGTPVVFGLLRGENGAPALLLKVTEGGRMRSMLMTFHEVEERTRMHSLLLGMSPRDGETKTSEILTRGFSIEQPGDKASGLPPVTYLKFPAGNVFVIDQQHGYVEHGYGPTILSEHLRAFVATEWGSVTDRINLGPGELKMSLDVSRKTSMSLFRPAQQDLTLSLADNLIRPELPDQLSAFLEKLTAKPMIRRFDFGSVKDLHAFEAAVTGFQVLYDGVASSFIISRRRSMVPIYKKWEANLTRVQIVQQENLTQLLAFFSDFQHGTCMNFVLKGTDLMESFSRSSKFGIRIVDCKFALPKTEPDPASDFVCLDMPEYPIEHDDITIAFDSEADRGRFKDALPGSVREASRMGSLRR